Genomic DNA from Manihot esculenta cultivar AM560-2 chromosome 15, M.esculenta_v8, whole genome shotgun sequence:
ACTCGTACGGGTgcatttggaaaaaaaaagtttgaaattttGAGAAATAATACCGTTAATTTTTCAGATGAAAAatgcataataaaattatatgtgtCGATTAAGAAGAATTTTAGAGAAATTGCAATAAACAAAAGTCTTAATATTCTAAAAGATGAGAATAATTTTGAGACAAGTATGAAATCATATCTTGAAAACCTTAATCCATTGTCAATTGAACTGTTTTTAAAAGTATAACTGCTTAATCAAATCATCAACTAATTGATAAGAATccgttataataataatatgaattgCAGTGCATGAGAACGAATCCCACCAAATCGCATCACTATTATTCTTCAACACGCCACAAAGAAGGAAATATCCACGTTGTCGAGGGGAGGGGAAAAATCGGAAAAGACATGATAATGTTACAAAAGAAAAAGCTCAAAGGTAGCCcagtgcaatcggtcggttcggttccgaaccgaaccgacaaaaccgaaaaccgaactattaaaattttcaaaatcgaaaaaaccaaTTTTGAAAgtataaccgaaccgaatcgaattgataaaaatcggttcggttcggttcaaaccgaactATTACCCTAGCCACCTGGCTTCTTCGCATCAGAACAGCACCGAAAGGCATAAGCAGTGACCGATGACAACTGATCAACAAACCAAACAAACTAGGCAATGAGAAGCAGCAATAATACCAGACAAGTCCCACGCATGCCAAACAGATAAATCAacacaaaaacataaataaacTACAGTATGTCGGACCTAACGCTACCACTTCCACCACTAAAAATCACCAACCAATCATCCAAATGAAACTTCTATCCACCATCATTGACTACTGAAGAGGAGAAACCGACCCATGACGTTTTCCGGCCTTCAAGAGCAACGGAGCTCAGGTGTCGGTTCTCACCTGTCCAATCTTCTGACAGCCACAGCTTAGCAAAGGGCATGCAGCTTCACTTTCTTAACATGgcgattttaaaaaatgtcaTAGTAAATTAATCATCAGTGGTGGCCAGGGGGAGAAATCGGGAGAATAGGGGTTCTGGGGGGAGAGAATCGGGAGATTGGAGCTTGAACGCCTGGGGGGCAGAAAGGGATGGACCGATGGAGGGGGTTGGGGTGCTGGGTTGGGTAGGAGAGGATCGGGTGAGGGCTCGGGTGAGGGCATGGGCTTGGGCCTAGCCACGAaatcggtttgatcggttatttaacatgtttaaaccgaaccgaaccgaaaactgaataattttaaatatattaaacgaACCAAACTGATCATTCTGACTAACTGAACtgataaatcaaaattaatcggttcgattcagtttttcgGTTTAGACCGAAATCCGCTCTCCCCTACTCAAAGGTTACATACTGTACTGTATGAGCAAACTTGAGcatataatgataaaaaaaaaagccctTATGAAATTTCTAAATATACCAAAGCATAATGAATACTTGATCAATGTATGTGtgcgaaagagagagagaaaaaaacttTTGAATTCTTATTTCAGAAATGAAATGACGTTACAGAGAGATCCAGAAGCATCCTGCTTCCTTATGTACTCAGACAACTACACATGCACATCTCGTGCCAATTACAGCCCTATTACAATGGAAggagaaataaaagaaacgACACAGTTTCAAACATATGCatatacatttaatttaaaacgatGCAGTTTCAACACCCCCTCCTCAAGTTGAAGCTGGTAGAGGCAGTAAATTCAACTTGCCAGTAAGATTGTCATGGCGAGATGCAGGCAGTGCTTTTGTAAAGATGTCTGCCAATTGTTCTTGAGTGGGGAGATGACTAGGAAGAATGAAGCCTTGTTGGAGTTGGTCCCGGACGATATGACAATCTATTTCAATATGCTTCGTGCGCTCATGAAATACTGGATTAGCAGCAATGTGCATTGCTGCCTTACTGTCACAATGCAGTGGAATGGGCAGCTGGATGTCAACCTGCAAGTCCTGCAAAACATAACTAATCCAAAGCAACTCACAGACAGTGTTAGCCATTGCACGATATTCAGCCTCAGCTGAAGACTTAGAAACAGTGGTTTGTTTCTTAGTCTTCCAAGATATGAGGCAAGGACCCAAGTATATGCAATATCCGGATAGAGACTTCCTTGAGTAAGTACAGGCAGCCCAATCAGAGTCACAATAGGCATTCAAGCATAAATCATTGCTCACAGGGTAATGAAGCCCTTGATAAAGGGTGCCCTTGAGATAACGAAGCACATGTAAAGCAGCCTCCCAATGAGGCTTTCGTGGCATGCTCATAAATTGACTTAAGTGCTGCACAGCATAGCATATATCAGGCCTTGTGAGATTAATATAAAGAAGCCTCCCAAGGAGCCTTCGGTACATGTCAGGCTCATCAAGAGTTTCTCCTGAATCAGGAGTTAAATGTAATCCTTGAGGTAGAGGACAGGATACTGGTTTACAATAAAACATCCCAGCATCCTTTAACACATCTGAAATGTATTTAGTTTGGCTGAGAATAGTTGCTTGAGAGGATCTAGCAATCTCCAGCCCCAAAAAGTATTTCATAGGTCCCAAGTCTTTGATAGTGAACTTTGAGTCTAATGCAAGCTTGCACTTATTTATAGCATCAATAGAGTTTCCAGTTAAAatgacatcatcaacatatacaagGAGAATCAGAGTCAAACTGCCAGTGTGTTGTGTAAAGAGGCAGTGGTCATGGGAAGATTGAACAAAGcctaaattttttagaaaattagtAAATTCAATGTTCCATTGTCTGGAGGCTTGTTTAAGCCCATATAAAGACCTTTTAAGCAAGCAAACTTCCCCTGGTTTGGCTTTGTGATAGCCCTGAGGTGGTGTCATGTACACCTCTTCATTTAGATACCCATGAAGGAATGCATTATTAATGTCCAACTGAAAAATCGGCCACTGTCTAGAGGTGGCCATAACGATGAGAATTCTCACAGTTGTAAGCTTTGCTACAGGTGAAAACCTGTCTTTATAGTCCAGCCCTTCTATTTGATTGTAGCCTTTGGCTACCAATCGGGCTTTATACCTTTCTACATCACCATTGGGCTTAAATTTAACTTTGTAAACCCATTTGCATCCTATTGCCTTCTTATTCTTAGGCAAAGTGGTGAGTATCCAGGTATTATTGGTTTCTAAGGCCTGAAGCTCTTGCTTCATGGCCTCAACCCAATGAGCATCTCTGGATGCTTGAGAATATGTGCAAGGTTCATAAACCTTATTGACATTACAAATATAAGACTTATGTGATGGATGAAAGGACATAGAAGATGTGTACAAAGAATTTACATAGTCCTGCATCCAAACAGGAGTCTGTCTATGTCTTTGAGTCCTTCTAACAGAGGGACTTTTCTGAGGCTCATCATTGATATGACCAGATTTATAAGGAATGGGATTTGGAGACTCACATTCAACCACAGGTATAGGAACCACAGAATCCTCTATTTCACTTGACCCTTGGAAGGGAAAGATATTTTCATGGAAAACAACATCCCTACTGATAAAAAAGGCATTATCAGCAATGTTATACAGCTTATATGCCTTATGAGTGTTGGCATATCCCATCATTATGGCTTTAATGGCTCTCTCTTGAAATTTATCTTTATGTGTACCCACAGTAGTTGCATAGCACAAGCATCCAAATTTTCTCAAGTGAGAATAGTTAGGTAAGGTGCCATACAGTCTTTCATAAGGGGTAGTCCACTTAAAACCCTCCATAGGCATTCTATTAATTAAGTAGGTGGCAGTTAAGATGCACTCTGCCCAGAATTGGGTAGGGACTTGGGATTGCATTTTCAAGGCTCTAGCAGTGTCAAGTATATGTCTGTGTTTCCGTTCCACCACTCCATTCTGCTGGGGAGTGTATGGACATGATTTCTGGTGTATAATCCCCTTACTAGCAAGAAGAGAGTTATAAGCATGGCTTAAAAATTCCCTTCCATTATCAGTTCTAATGGTCTTAATGGTAGTGTTGAATTGATTTTCTACCATATGAATAAAGTGTTTAATGAGACCAAAAGTTTGGCCTTTTAAGTGCATCATGAAGGTCCATACGGCCCTACTGTAGTCATCAACAATGGTGAGGAAAAATCTAGCTCCAGTGATGGAACTTGTCCTATAAGGTCCCCATATGTCGATATGGATCAATTCAAAAGGCCTTGAAGCTAGAGTATGACTTCTAGGAAAGGGTAATCTAGCTTGCTTAGCAAGAGGACAGATGGGGCAGCAAGTCACAGCATTATCAGTAATGTTTATGCCCTTGATATGTTTGAGTTTGTTAACAGATGCATGCCCTAGTCTATCATGTATGTCATTCATGCTCACAGTATAATTGTGTATCCTTGCACATTGCACAGAGTTTCTTTTATTCAAATCAGATATAGGAACCATGGCATTTACAATGTTGTGAAGATTAGCATCTAAGTTCATGATCTGAATTAGGCAATGTCTAATCTCAGTTTGACAGAAACTCATCTTATTCAGTCTGAATAGATCCCTTTGTTTCTTTCCTATGGCCACCACCTTCTTATTCAGAGGGTCCTGTATAATACAGTAATGATGGCATATCACAATACAATATCCATGACTATTCATCAATTGACTAATTGATACCAGATTGTATTGAAAATGAGGAATATATAGAACATCATTCAGAAGTAATTTTCCAAAGAGGTTTAGCCTTCCAGATTGGGTAACCTGTGTTGTGTTCCCATCTGGAAAGCAAACAGATATGTGCTTGTGTAGTGTTTGTAAAGTGATAAACAAACTGCTGTTTGAGCACATGTGATTAGTGGCTCCAGTGTCTAGGATCCAGCTATCATCAGTGTCCAATTGTGCATaacaagttttatggagtttagAATTACCTGCAAAGTCCATGAAGTGTGACTCAGGTTCAAGGCATGTTCCAGGGGCTAGGCTCCCTTTCCCTTTGACAAGTTGAGAAACTTCTTGCTTTAGGGAGGTCAACATGGATGTCAGTTCATTTATTTTACTGGATGTATCAGTATAGTCAAGAGGGTTGTCCTCTTCAGGCCTATTTTGTTCTACAGCTGCCATAATTCTGGTGTTTCCATATCCCTTTACACCTTGTGTCCCAATTTTGTTCTTTGACTTGAACCAATCGGGGTATCCAATCAGTCTAAAACACCCCTCCCTAGTGTGTCCATTCATATTACAGAAGGTACAATGTCCCTTCTTGTTGTCAGGCTTTCTAGGTCTGGCCTGACTTTGAGTGTAGGTTTTGTTTAGTAACACAAGGGATTCAGAGTTGTCACTCATGGCTCCCAAAATCTCCCTCTGAGACTCAAATTTCACCACCATTGAGTATGCCTTATTCACTGTTGGCAAGGGATCCATTCCCAATACTTGGTCCCTTACAGACCCAAAAGACTCGTTCAGTCCCATCAGAAACTGCATGAGTCTGTTTCTGTTGGTTATATCTGCTATAGCCCTAGAGGCTCCACATGTACAGGTAGGGAGGGTCTCCATACATCCTAACTCATCCCAAAGTCTCTTTAGCTTAGTAAAGTAGACAGCAACAGGAGCATTCTCTTGAGACATAAGAGAAATTTTTCTGTGCAATTCATATATCATAGGGCCATTGCATTCTCCAAACCTTTCACATATTTCTAACCAGAGATCTCTGGCTGAAGCAGTGTATATAAAACCATCCACCAGTTCCTTGGAGATGGAGTTAAGGATCCAGGATGTGACCATGAAGTCACATCTCTTCCACTGTTCGTAACCCTCAGATTCTTTACTAGGTGCCGAAATTGTTCCTTCGACAAACCCTAGTTTCATCTTGGCACCCAGGGCGATTTTAATCGCTCTGGTCCATGATCTGAAGTTTGATCCTATAAGAGGGGCTGAGACAAGACTCATACCTGGATGATCAGAAGTTTGGAGACTCAAAGGATCTCCCATTCCTTGGGTCACGCCTTGTGGTCTTTCCGGTGCACCCGTTGCCTTCTGTTCCTTGCTACTGTTCCCTCGCTCCGTCGCCATCAGATCTCTCAGCAAGCCTCTAGATCTCACTCATACAACGATTGACGCGCCGTCGTGAGCCGAaactaggctctgataccatgtgcgaaagagagagagaaaaaaacttTTGAATTCTTATTTCAGAAATGAAATGACGTTACAGAGAGATCCAGAAGCATCCTGCTTCCTTATGTACTCAGACAACTACACATGCACATCTCGTGCCAATTACAGCCCTATTACAATGGAAggagaaataaaagaaacgACACAGTTTCAAACATATGCatatacatttaatttaaaacgatGCAGTTTCAACAGTATGCTAGCGTCTCTAAACTACGGTGGCATAAAACGCATTTTACTGATACTAATATTTCTTTATATACTAAATTACATAAAACAGACAAAACATCgttatgataaaaaatatttaaacttaaaaaaaatcgaCAAAAATAAAGTACGTTTTCCATAGCATAGTGTTAGGTAAGTGTATATATGCTcatgaataaataattttaaaatcatatgtTAAGATAAATCATTTAATAATAAGTAAGATGATTTTGCTGAAAAAAAGTAAgatgattttatatattttcattagagagaaaactcaattctatttttaaataCAGGCTACTTTAAAATGAATTCTGAAAATTTGTTCTTAGATAGTTATATTATTGTTAATAGAGATGGAGTCCTCTTTTAGAATAGTTAGTGTTATGGTGGTTGTTCCTTTTTATGAGTGTTTgctttttgaataaaaactggatcattgatttattttattcaagGTTTTAGCCTGCGTTTCTTTTTTgtacaaaataatttatctttaaaaaatatttaatttttatttaaaaataaaattaaaaaaaatttttaaataacaaggagtaatatattattaatgacagtttcattcatttattcctaAAATTGCATGCTTAAACATAAAATAGAAAACCAGAGaaaaatgcataaaaattacaaaaaaaaaaaaaaaactctcttttttcAGAAGGCAAAAAGAAGAAATAACTTGGGATATATTCTTCTTCCCCAGCCTTCCAATTATTGTGTGCACATAAATCTTCAGCCCAAACTAAAAAAAGACACCTAAAAGTCACTTGTTTGGTGCCTTAATGAAGGCCAAATGTGTAGAGTTATCAATTTTTGTCAAAGTTTTCAAATCATAGGCAATCCAGCATCTGGATGACTGTGTATGGTAGAAATAACCCAAACACTTGCAATCCTTAGAGCATTTGCTGCCACAAGTACCCTGCTTCATGGGTCCATCTCCATTTGTATACTTGGAATTGAAATGGTCAACTCCTTCTAGTTTATAGTAGTAAAAATCTTTCACTCCACATGAAGATACTTTTGTCACCTCGCAATTCTTGCTCCAACCCACCAAGCCTTTTGGTGATGGGCAAGCAACACATTGATCATCCTCACATAACCCAAAGTTTCCACACCTTTCTGGCAAATAGCATTCTGATTCACTAGAGTCTCTAGAAAACAGAGTGTATGTCACTTGCCAAGCATTCCAATCTGCATTATCTTCATAAGTGTGTATTCTGAGATTTCCATCCATTTCCAACCGAAGATAAGACAATGTGGTATTGTATCTAGGCTTTCTAAAAGTGAGAGTTCCCAAAGAAGATAAATTAGGACCATGGAATTCTAAAGATAAACCTGACCCAAATGTTGCTTGACGCAAAGGAGCTTTTAATACACCAAATTTAGAAAACGAGAAATAAAGCAATGGTTTTGGAGAATTTGGACTTCTGTAATACATAGCTAGAGTTTTGTCTTCCAAAACCAAACTATAAGGACCATTAGCGTTCTTCTTTTCAGAGACGCGATTCGTAAGCTTGGTTGCAGCTCCAAACTTTAGAGACTGGCCAACTAAAAGGGTATCAGAGGGATGATCAAAACTCTGCCAAATAAAACTGCCTTTAGAATCATGAAGGATCATGTTACCATTTGAGAGTAACTTGAATCCAACAATGCCTTTATTCGCAGTGTTGGTTTGCCAAGCGATCCGGCCATCGGCATCGGCCAAGACAAGGTTTCCATCAGTTCCAAAAGTGAAGGTGGCATTTTCGCCGACTGGGTTGCCTCGGTTAGCTTCCCAAACCCAACGCATAAGTGACTCAGATCTCACTGTACCCATGCGCAGAGCAAGAGTATATGCATTAGGAGTAGTGTTATAAAAGCAAAGTTGAAATGGTCGGGCAAAAGGCTTTAAGGGTCGGTAATTAGCATCATACTCCACAATATACTCCCCAAATTCGCCTTCATTGACGTATTTGAAGGTTGCAGAAGGAGGAACAGAAGCTTGAGCAATCAATGAAAAGAAGGTGAAGCATATGCAAAGAGAGTGAAATAGCTGTTGAGaagaaaacatttttctttGTCTGCGAGTTGCTGCCTAACGGAGGTTCCGTTTTATAACAGAAAAATGAAGGAGGTTTTAGTCATTCAAATTTTGAGCGTGAAGGTAATGCCGGATAGTGGAGGGCTTTTATATCATAGATTTCTCATATTTCCGGAAAAAAGAAAATCCGGCTGAGTACTTCTTTtgtctaaattttaaattttttgtttaattattttaatttaaatattagtaaaatatttaattattgctATTGCATGATGAATAAGAACAAagtattatttttctcctttctctgttaattgtaatttaatattaattagttattatttttattatatataaaaaattctaaTTATCCCCTCTCTTTTCTCCTCACGCCCACTTGCACCAACCATTCCCTTTCTCATCATTAATGAAACACAACCACCTGGACCAATGCAATTGGACAAAATGCCAGCCAGCTAGCATGGCGAGCCAAtagtattcaatttaaataaaaaattaattaaatttatttataaataatttaatttttattttttaaaattttaattaatttaatttaatttaattttaataaaaaaaataaaatttaactaaatttattagtaatcaataatatattatttttaataatataaaaaaattaaattaaaattaaaattaaaatattttagttaaattttaaaatattaaaaataaaatataaaaataataaatttattaaaaatttaatcgaTTAAACTAATCAGAATTAAATcaattctatttaaattaatttttacttaaaattaatttaatttaacttttatgatattaaaatttaatttttcacttaATTCTATTGCATTCACTGAATGCTTACTCTTAAATTGCTGAGCAGCTGACGAACAAGCAGTGAGCGGTCGCCCCTACATGAGACCACaagtaataaaagaataaaaataaaattttagaactgAGTCGTTGACTTGTTCCGTTATAAACGGCGGACGATGCATCGACCACGGTTGTAAAGCACACAATGGATAGAATAAAAAACGGGAAGCAGTAATTCACCAAAATAAAAAATGCTTCATTCCTCcttaaaaatgtaatttttatttttatttttacatgaataaataattattatataattaaaataataaattttatttactatttttaatatacctcagcatatattattttattaaaattaaataatatttattataaaatattattcaaaaaATGAATGTAATAGAATATGTTAGtaagttaataaataaatcaattatttaaaaacataacttaaagtaaaatattttttactcgaaagtaaaataaatttatgaataataAATTTCGACATAAATTTGGTCAAACAAAGAGGGCAGTCTTCGTTGAACAAAGAAAACAAGAACCACTGTGTCTGTATGTGGACAACTGGACATGGAGACCACCGTCTGATCCTCATAAACTCTCTGTCTTTTGTCGTACAAAAAATCGTACGTCTATTAATACTATTtgacaattaatattttttaaaacaattattatttaattttataatataaaaaagttattaaaaaatctattaattaatttttttattaattttaattattaaaattttatttttaaatttttaaaaatataaaaaattaattaataatttttttaaattataaaattaaataataaaattaaaaaattattatttaatttttaaatattattattattaaattttctttttttattcgatactctcactttttgctttttcttaaatctaacttattttttttttttttctatagaaGATATCTACGTCAATTGCCTATCGA
This window encodes:
- the LOC110601622 gene encoding epidermis-specific secreted glycoprotein EP1 codes for the protein MFSSQQLFHSLCICFTFFSLIAQASVPPSATFKYVNEGEFGEYIVEYDANYRPLKPFARPFQLCFYNTTPNAYTLALRMGTVRSESLMRWVWEANRGNPVGENATFTFGTDGNLVLADADGRIAWQTNTANKGIVGFKLLSNGNMILHDSKGSFIWQSFDHPSDTLLVGQSLKFGAATKLTNRVSEKKNANGPYSLVLEDKTLAMYYRSPNSPKPLLYFSFSKFGVLKAPLRQATFGSGLSLEFHGPNLSSLGTLTFRKPRYNTTLSYLRLEMDGNLRIHTYEDNADWNAWQVTYTLFSRDSSESECYLPERCGNFGLCEDDQCVACPSPKGLVGWSKNCEVTKVSSCGVKDFYYYKLEGVDHFNSKYTNGDGPMKQGTCGSKCSKDCKCLGYFYHTQSSRCWIAYDLKTLTKIDNSTHLAFIKAPNK